A stretch of Arachis hypogaea cultivar Tifrunner chromosome 15, arahy.Tifrunner.gnm2.J5K5, whole genome shotgun sequence DNA encodes these proteins:
- the LOC112747727 gene encoding alpha-mannosidase-like: MGKRTKPVSEYLNALSLFCLYCRVVISAKHNTGAGVVPGKINVHLVPHSHDDVGWLKTVDQYYVGSNRTIQVACVENVLDSVVMSLQKDPNRKFVFAEVAFFNRWWVEQNQETQAIVRKLVDAGQLEFINGGWCMHDEATTHYIDMIDQTTFGHLFIKKHFNKVPRAGWQIDPFGHSAVQAYLLGAELGFESLHFARIDYQDRDKRKVDKSLEVVWRGSKTFESSAQIFANAFPVHYSPPAGFHFEIDDTYDPIQDDPHLFDYYVKDRVEDFIAAAVAQANVTRTNHVMWTMGDDFQYQYAETWFKQMDKLIHHVNKDGRVNALYSTPSLYTDAKNAANQSWPLKTDDYFPYADRVNAYWTGYFSSRPAFKRYVRMLSGYYLTARQLEFLAGKKTTVSQIYDLGDALAIAQHHDAISGTAKQHTTNDYMKRLAIGASKAEAVISSSLANLASKNPGVHHSTPASVFSQCQLLNISYCPPTSDNNLQGKSLVLVVYNPLGWNRSDIIRIPVNDANLVVEDSFGNKVETQYVEVDNVTRNLRELYVKAYLGFSPKQAPKYWLLFQVSVPPLGWTTYFISRALGKGKGRNGFVSSHSIIQKNKTIELGPGNLKMSFSSKSGKLERMYNSRTGVDIPIQQSYLWYGSSDESDQASGAYIFRPNGSSPSIVSRSVSYKVVQGPLVHEVHQNISSWIYQVTRLYIDKEHAEVEYTIGPIPTDDEVGKEVITQMTSNMVTNKEFYTDSNGRDFLKRVRGYREDWPLEVNQPVAGNYYPLNLGIYIKDKKSEFSVLVDRATGGASIRDGEVELMLHRRMLTEDGRGVGESLDEQVCIDDKCQGLTVRGNYYMGIHKLGDGSRWRRSTGQEVYSPLLLAFTHENIGNWKSSYLSKGTLMDPNYSLPPNVALITLEELDDGSVLLRLAHLYEQGEDAHYSSLAKVKLKRMFASKKIKELKEVSLSANQEKSNMKKKTWKVEGDKGQQPPPPLKGGPVNSFHLLVELGPMEIRTFLLKF, from the exons ATGGGAAAGAGAACGAAACCAGTTTCAGAGTATCTAAATGCTCTCTCATTGTTTTGTTTATATTGCAGAGTAGTGATTTCTGCAAAGCACAACACTGGAGCAGGTGTAGTCCCAGGCAAAATCAATGTTCATCTTGTTCCACATTCCCATGATGATGTTGGTTGGCTCAAAACTGTTGACCAATACTATGTTGGATCAAACAGAACTATTCAG GTGGCATGTGTTGAGAATGTGCTGGACTCTGTGGTTATGTCACTGCAGAAGGACCCAAATAGGAAATTTGTGTTTGCTGAAGTg GCATTTTTCAATAGATGGTGGGTAGAACAAAATCAAGAGACACAAGCAATAGTGAGAAAGCTTGTGGATGCAGGGCAGCTAGAATTCAT AAACGGTGGTTGGTGCATGCATGATGAAGCAACCACCCATTACATAGACATGATTGATCAAACTACATTTGGTCATCTCTTCATCAAGAAACACTTCAACAAGGTCCCTCGAGCCGGGTGGCAGATTGATCCATTTGGGCATTCTGCTGTTCAAGCTTATCTCCTTGGTGCTGAG CTTGGGTTTGAATCTCTACACTTTGCTAGGATTGATTATCAGGATAGAGATAAGCGAAAAGTTGATAAATCTCTCGAAGTTGTGTGGCGTGGATCCAAAACATTTGAATCTTCAGCACAG ATTTTTGCCAATGCTTTTCCGGTTCATTATAGTCCACCAGCAGGTTTTCATTTTGAAATCGATGATACCTATGATCCCATCCAG GATGATCCTCATCTATTTGATTACTATGTTAAAGATCGAGTTGAGGACTTCATTGCTGCTGCTGTTGCACAA GCAAATGTGACTAGAACAAACCATGTTATGTGGACAATGGGCGATGATTTCCAATACCAATATGCAGAAACTTGGTTCAAGCAAATGGATAAACTAATTCACCATGTTAATAAGGATGGCAGAGTGAATGCTTTGTATTCTACACCATCACTTTACACTGATGCTAAAAATGCAGCAAACCAATCATGGCCTCTGAAAACTGACGACTACTTTCC gtatGCAGATAGAGTAAATGCTTATTGGACAGGATATTTCAGCAGTCGCCCTGCATTTAAGAGATATGTTAGGATGCTGAGTGGATACTACTTG ACAGCGCGTCAACTTGAATTCTTGGCTGGAAAGAAAACCACAGTAAGCCAGATTTATGACCTTGGAGATGCTCTAGCAATTGCACAGCATCATGATGCTATTTCTGGTACTGCCAAGCAGCATACAACTAATGACTACATGAAAAGGCTCGCTATTGGAGCATCTAAG GCTGAAGCTGTCATTAGTTCTTCTTTGGCTAATCTTGCTAGCAAGAATCCTGGAGTTCATCACTCAACACCTGCATCGGTATTTTCCCAG TGTCAACTACTCAATATCAGTTACTGCCCACCAACATCAGACAATAATCTTCAAGGAAAAAGTTTG GTGTTAGTGGTATATAATCCACTTGGATGGAATCGTTCTGATATTATCAGAATACCA GTTAATGATGCTAATCTTGTTGTCGAAGATTCGTTCGGGAATAAGGTCGAAACACAATATGTGGAAGTGGATAATGTTACAAGAAATTTAAGAGAATTATATGTCAAGGCCTATTTAGGATTCTCACCAAAGCAAGCCCCAAAATACTGGCTTCTGTTTCAGGTGTCAGTGCCTCCTCTTGGATGGACTACATACTTCATTTCTAGAGCACTGGGAAAAG GCAAAGGTAGAAATGGATTTGTCTCATCACATTCAATCATTCAGAAAAACAAGACCATTGAATTAGGACCCGGAAATTTGAAGATGTCCTTTTCTTCCAAGTCTGGAAAACTTGAAAGGATGTATAATTCAAGAACTGGA GTTGATATACCAATTCAGCAAAGCTATCTCTGGTATGGCTCTAGCGACGAGTCGGATcag GCTTCTGGTGCATATATATTCCGGCCTAATGGATCCTCTCCAAGTATTGTTTCAAGATCA GTGTCCTACAAGGTAGTTCAAGGACCACTAGTTCATGAGGTACATCAGAATATTAGTTCTTGGATTTACCAG GTCACTAGGCTCTACATAGATAAAGAGCATGCTGAAGTTGAATACACT ATTGGTCCAATTCCCACAGATGATGAAGTTGGGAAAGAGGTGATCACACAAATGACATCAAATATGGTTACAAACAAGGAATTTTATACTGATTCTAATGGAAGAGATTTTCTCAAACGG GTTCGAGGTTATAGGGAAGATTGGCCCCTTGAAGTTAATCAACCTGTAGCAGGAAACTATTATCCA CTTAATTTAGGAATTTATATTAAGGATAAGAAGTCTGAATTCTCAGTCCTAGTTGATCGTGCCACTGGTGGCGCGAGCATTAGAGATGGTGAGGTGGAACTAATGCTTCATAG GCGCATGCTCACCGAGGATGGCAGAGGAGTAGGCGAATCACTTGATGAACAAGTTTGCATAGATGATAAATGCCAAGGGCTAACA GTAAGAGGAAACTATTACATGGGCATCCACAAACTAGGAGATGGTTCCCGGTGGCGCCGTTCAACTGGTCAGGAAGTTTACTCCCCACTCTTATTGGCTTTTACACACGAG AACATAGGAAATTGGAAGTCCTCGTATTTGAGCAAAGGAACTTTGATGGACCCAAATTACAGCTTGCCTCCCAATGTTGCTTTGATAACTCTTGAG GAATTGGATGATGGCAGTGTGCTCCTCCGTTTGGCACATCTATATGAG CAAGGTGAAGATGCTCACTATTCAAGTTTGGCCAAAGTTAAATTGAAGAGAATGTTTGCCTCAAAAAAG ATAAAGGAATTAAAGGAGGTTAGTTTATCAGCAAACCAAGAGAAGTCaaacatgaagaagaagacatggaaGGTTGAGGGCGACAAGgggcaacaaccaccaccaccacttaaaGGTGGACCTGTTAACAGTTTCCATCTTCTTGTTGAGCTTGGCCCCATGGAAATACGTACATTCCtcttgaaattttga
- the LOC112747728 gene encoding protein EARLY-RESPONSIVE TO DEHYDRATION 7, chloroplastic-like, translating to MDSLSQKPKPRNSLYPEVIDSNPEANSSFQKPNYQQQSSLYPSLDVDDLSDLVQTLFPRNDTGSSDGSVHSPSAPPAATEEVLIRIPGAILNLIDTHYSVELASGDFSIIRLRQGDSAVAVYARVADEIQWPLAKDETAVKVDDSHYFFSFRPPKGSESDSDSDEEDQRSRGKDKSGSDLLSYGLTIASKGQEGLLRELDAVLQSCSNFSVQKVSESSKKKGEVLDGSLAKETSPKDLDSAKKKEMLEERSAAYWTTLAPNVEDYSGTAARMIAAGSGHVIKGILWCGDVTVERLKWGNEVMKKRMSPRSQAQVSPETMKRIRRVKRVSKMTEKVANGFLSGVLKVSGFFASSLANSKAGKKFFSMLPGEVVLASLDGFNKVCDAVEVAGRNVMSTSSDVTTELVNHRYGDQAAEATKEGLGAAGHALSAAWAAVKIRKALNPKSALKPTSLAKTGLKAAAEEFKAKSSK from the exons ATGGATTCCCTCTCCCAAAAACCTAAACCCAGAAACTCTCTCTACCCAGAAGTAATCGATTCCAACCCCGAAGCCAATTCGTCCTTCCAAAAACCTAATTATCAACAGCAGAGTTCTCTCTACCCTTCCCTTGACGTTGATGACCTCAGCGACCTTGTCCAAACCCTATTTCCCCGAAATGACACCGGAAGCAGCGATGGCAGTGTTCATTCGCCGTCTGCTCCACCGGCCGCTACCGAGGAGGTCCTCATCAGGATCCCCGGCGCCATCCTCAACCTCATCGACACCCACTACAGCGTCGAGCTCGCTTCCGGCGACTTCTCCATCATCCGCCTCCGGCAGGGTGACAGCGCCGTCGCCGTTTACGCCCGCGTTGCCGACGAGATCCAATGGCCCCTCGCCAAGGACGAAACCGCCGTCAAGGTTGACGACTCTCACTACTTTTTCTCCTTCCGACCCCCCAAGGGATCCGAATCCGATTCCGATTCCGACGAAGAAGATCAGCGTAGCCGCGGGAAAGATAAGAGCGGTTCCGATCTGCTGAGCTATGGGTTGACGATTGCGTCGAAGGGGCAAGAGGGATTGTTGAGGGAGCTGGACGCGGTTTTGCAGAGCTGTAGCAATTTCTCGGTGCAGAAGGTTTCTGAGAGTTCGAAGAAAAAAGGGGAGGTTCTAGATGGTTCATTGGCGAAGGAGACTTCGCCAAAGGATTTAGATTCGGCCAAGAAGAAGGAGATGTTGGAGGAGCGAAGCGCTGCGTATTGGACCACGCTGGCCCCAAATGTGGAGGATTATAGTGGAACCGCGGCGAGGATGATTGCGGCGGGTTCCGGGCACGTGATCAAGGGGATTCTTTGGTGTGGGGATGTGACTGTGGAGAGGTTGAAATGGGGGAACGAGGTTATGAAGAAGAGGATGAGCCCTCGCTCGCAGGCTCAAGTTAGCCCTGAAACCATGAAGCGGATTAGAAG GGTTAAGAGAGTGAGTAAAATGACAGAGAAGGTGGCAAATGGGTTCCTGTCCGGTGTCCTGAAAGTCTCTGGATTCTTCGCCAGTTCATTGGCAAACTCAAAAGCAGGAAAGAAGTTCTTCAGCATGCTCCCAGGGGAAGTTGTGCTTGCATCATTGGATGGATTCA ATAAAGTGTGTGATGCTGTCGAAGTAGCTGGAAGAAATGTAATGTCAACATCATCCGATGTAACAACTGAGCTTGTCAATCATAG ATATGGAGATCAGGCTGCTGAGGCGACAAAGGAAGGGCTTGGTGCTGCTGGTCATGCTTTGAGTGCTGCTTGGGCTGCTGTCAAGATTAGGAAAGCTCTTAACCCTAAGAGTGCTCTTAAACCTACCTCCCTCGCCAAAACTGGTCTTAAAGCTGCAGCTGAGGAATTTAAGGCCAAAAGTTCCAAGTAA